TTTTTGCAGGCTCCTTCTTGCTCTCTTTGGCTTCCCGGAGAATCTTCACCAGGGACAGCAAGATGGGCACTGCCATGGGCAGGAAGAGAGGGATGTAGATGGCAAATTTCTGGTCATCAGGGAAGTAGAGGAGATGCAGCAGCGAAGGGTCAAAGAAGGCCCTCTCTGAAGAGGTGACGGCCTCTTTACTGGCCTGGAACGCCGCCCCCAGATGGCCTGAGGCCAGCTCCAGCATCGCAGTCTGCGCTGACGCTACTGCACGGTATACCTGAGTGGGACCAAAAACAGTCAGGGCACAGCCAGGCCTGACAAAGGAGGCACAGACACTAGGCGGCCCCAGGAGTGCCAGGAACTGGGCAGACCCTGGGCTGTCAAGTCTGGATCTGCTGTAAAGAGCTGGACTAGCCTCTGTACATCCCGTCAACTCCGCCGGCTCTTTTCCTCCCACAGGAGTCGATGCAGAGACCTGGAGGTCCACTTATTGTACCTAAACAGACCCAGTAAACCAGCCAGCTCTGACTGTCCCTTTAGTGGAGACCAGCCCATCGTGACAAGCCGTCTGCTCCTATGCGTCCCCAGCACCGCTCCCTACAATTCCTTCCGTCCAGGACAGGAATAGAggttgttctgtgcactgagccaTGTGTAGCTggacaccaccagtagaaaaccCGCTGCCGgtggtgggcgctctgctcatcagctcagcagcacctgaatctctcctgggcggctgcccaaatGCTCGGCTCACAGGGAACAGGTTACCAGATGCCTGTCCGGCCTCACTATTTTCTATGCTCTCAGCTGCACCTGCGCAACCCCAGTGCCTTCGGGGTAACCAGAGCAAGCCGTGGGTCTGCCCGGGACCGTCACAAGCAGGAGAGGGGACTGGAATCCAcatgctgccccagagctgcattGACTCTGGTCGGACAtacaggcagggagcagagctgccacCTGCACCCTCACTTTGCAGGGCAGCCTTTCCTGCAAGGGCTGCTAGGGCTCTCAGCCCGCAGACCAGGGGAGCATTTAGCAGAACCCGCAGGGAAGCTGTGGCAGGGTCCAGTCACTGAGAGGGGGGCGACAGACGCAGACGTCTCAGTCCTAGAGGGCACCCTTGTGGCCTCCAGGTGACTCAAGCAGGCAGGCTCGGTCCAGCCCTCTAGGCTAAGGGCAACAATTGTCAGGGCCTCTCCAGCTCCCCAAGAGGGGAAATCAATACCCAAGACTAGGGGGAGACGGGGTCTCTGGCAGCAGCAACCTACAGGGCACTGTGATGCTGGCAGCCATCAAGCTGTCACGTGGgacccacccagcacccacccacctCAGAAGCCACATCATCCTTGATGACGATGTTCCCAATCTTGTCCAGCAGCTGGGCCAGAGAGGTGAGGGTGGTGGACACCGTGGCAATATTCTCAACAGTCCGGGTCCACAGCAGGCGGTCCAGCTCCCAGTCTGCCAAGCCCTCACTTCCAGGGCTCGCCAACAGGAACTCCTCTGGGAGCGGCACCCGGGAGATCCCAAACAACAGCCTGTGGTGGAGATGGGATAGGTCAGAGATGTCCCCAGGCCAGCTCTTCCCTGTGctcacagcccctgcagcagagACGTGCAACGGGCATGTGTCTCGCCTGCCTTTCCTGGAGCAAGTTCAGCCACCAGCGCTACAGGTCAtctgccagggcagctccagcccccagcctgggccagcAGCTAAGGGGAAAAGGGAGCCCCATGCCGCTGCTGACCCCAACCAGCCAGTGACCCAGGAGGAGTCTGTCCTCATTCTGGCAGAGGACCCAGGAGAACACAGAGCCAGCGCCAGGCTGCCAGAGCAGGGGCACCATACAGGCAGCATCTCAGCCCTGGGGGCATGCTGCTCTGCTGGGACTGAACAAATGGACCAGCtggggcagaacagggagcagggTCCTCACCGGAGCTGGGCCAGGAACACCTCCATCACTCGCACCATGTCCACGTCCACCCGCAGCGGGAGAGAGGCCTTGGCAGGGGCTGGGTGCTCAATGTTGTACACCTGCAAAGAGAATGTCCCAGGGCAGCCAGACCAAGGCTctgccccctacagcctcccCACAGGGTCCGGCAGTCACTCGCAGTGCTCGGCCACTCCGCAGCACTCAGCAGCAGCACCGTCCTACTCAGGGAACAGCCAGAGGCCCCAGACCCAGGCCAGACACGGGCAGCCTCCCATTGTGGACCGGGGCCGGGTGGAATAAGCCCATAGGGTGCCCTGGGCATTGCAGGACCCTGCTGAGCCTGGGAGCTCTCAAGCACAGCAAAGGGGCAGGGCTCCAAAGGGACTGCGTCCACCCTCCAGTGAGGCTTTTTTCATACTGGTCTGGactgggccgggccaggccaggcaccTCCTCCTTACCATAATCCCACCCCAGCGGGGGCTGTGGAAGGCGTTGGTCCCCACAGCCACACCGTCCTTGTCCTGGATGTACAGTGGCGCATGGATGCGCTCTGGCACGTACAGCAGGAAGTTCAGCACGGGGTAGAGCGAGGCAGCGCTGGAACCTGAAGCAACACACAGTGAGCACTCATGGGGCAGTCCCCAGGGCCGGCAAactcctgcaggcagcagggacgCTGCTTGCCCTTCAGTGCTGGAATGTTACCAAAGCAGGAGCAGACCCTCCCCACCACTCGACAGGGCGGCCAGGCTCAACCTGCTCCTGGGAAGGGGCCCAGGCCTGGAGATTACACTGATGTTTCCAGGATCGGCCATATGTTGAGACCCCATGTGGGTCACAAACCGCACGAATTCTGCTGGGTCTCAGCTTACACCCCTTACAGGGATCTGCCCTGGTAACTGGTCAGCAATACGGCAGCCTGGGCCTCAGGACAGCGCAGGTCTCTGCCTTTCCCCTCAGCAGCTGTGGTGTGGCGGGAAGGTGGCACTTACCCAGCCTGGCTTCCACGGGGTTAATGACATGGGGGAGACTGGCGGCACTCAGGGTGAAGCTGGAGGAGGCCTCGTCAAAGCGGGGTGAGACCCCCAGGACAGCATAGTACAAGATCTGAGAGGATCATCAAAGAGAGGGATGTTGTGGGAAGGAGACCACCCCTGTGGGCAACCGGGAGGGAcaggccctccctctcccacccgcCTCTCACCTGGGAGGCCACCGAGAAGTTGGCCACAGAGCTCAGCTTGCTGAGGAAGGGCTGCACGTAGCTGCTGACAGCTGCCTCGATGTCCCAGTGCACGTCGTGGGACTTGGGGTCCGGGTTCAGTAAGCTGAAGGTGATTTCGTACcctgggagagcagagcagagcacagtgGCTACAGCAacgtcctgcagcagcagcaccacccgCCACCTCCTGTGTGTGGCCATGTCCAGGGCAGGATGAGCAGCAGCTCCCCGGGAGACCAGCCTCACTCTCCTGAGCAGAGCCCCCCTGGACAGCGGCACAAAGTGCCATGAGAGGGGCCTGCAGGGCATGCGGAAGGCCCGAGCGTCTGTTGCTCAAGAGAAGGGGGTGCCTGGGAGTCACAGGGTAGGGAAAGGAAGgtggctcaggagggctctgtgggcccccaggcctgcccacgaCAGACCATGTGCTGCAGAGAAGCATGGGACGGCCTCCCAAGCCAGGCGCCCCTACCCAGGCTGGATTTGAAGGGGCGCCTCGTGTCCGTGCCGAGCTGGTCCGTGGGGACGCGGTCAGACAAGGCAGCGGCGATAGAGTCAGTGGTGAAGGACATGGCCTGCGCAATCTGCTGCACCCGGGCACTAGTGGCAGCCAGGACATCCCGCGAGCCCTGTGGACACCTCATCACGGCGCTCCGGTGCGTCCCAATGTACACGCCAACGCCCTGCAGGGAAGGCAGGGCAGTGAGCCAGgactctggggaggggccaggtgtgtcCCCATCCTGCACCTGGGAACCGAGCAAACGGGGCTCAGTGCTCCCAGGGTGCCCCACACCAATCCCTTCTTGTGCCTAGAACAGGAAAAGAGGCCAGGGGAGCTCCACAGAGAGCAGCCTCAGCCCTCAGGCAAAATGGTCCTGGTTCTTCGGCAGTGGCCCTGGCTGGGACAGGAGCGGGACCACTATCAGgggcccatggggggaggggagaccccACAAAATACACAGGAGAGCCACTGCCCTTCCTGCCCGAGGCACACACCACGCAAAGCTTCTCTGTGCAGAATGTATCCCTCCCTCTCCGACTGCCCCTCCACGTGATTCCGCCCCTTGTGCTACGCCAGGAGGAAAGAGCAACGGGGGAAATAGGGCGTCTGCACAggcaggtccctgtccagcacaATCCCgtggtgggagggggcggtgctaTCTGCCTGCTCTCTTGCACCAGGGACACAGGTCTCTCTCAGGGGAAGCAGCGGGTACCCCAAAATGCTCTGAGCCACGCTCCTGGTCCCGGAGCAAGGGGATGGGCACTCCCAGCAGAGGACGctgtacctggggcaggagaagggaggtGTCTGGGATCACATACACAGTGAGAGCCCCCAGCGAGTTCTCCTGCAGCGGAAGCAGTGCAATGTCTGTCTCTAGGGAAAGAAAGGAGTTAGTGTTGGGAACCGCAGCCCACGTTGCACACGCAGGTAGCACGGGCAGCATCCCGTGGGGGGTGAGGCAGAAGTTACTGGCTGCCCAAATGATGCATTCCAGAGAGGGGAACCCCTCTCCAGGCAGGGATCAGCTGGCTCCTTCACAGCCGCCACTACAACACAAGTTTCTCTCCCCAGTCACTGCTAGCTCCCTGCACCCACCCCAGGCTCCTAGAACTCCCCATGCCGGTGCCCCAAGAGCGCCACGTAGCAGTGATCAGCAGCAATCCAGAACAGCTTCCTGGGCCACCTGCCCAGTGGCCCCTGGAACACAGGCCTTCTGCTCCCCCTAACCCAGGGGTTTCTGGGCAAGCAAACAGCAGCAACTTCACCAGCTGCCAAATGTGCACCCCACTACCTGCATCCTACTC
This Carettochelys insculpta isolate YL-2023 chromosome 19, ASM3395843v1, whole genome shotgun sequence DNA region includes the following protein-coding sequences:
- the PIGS gene encoding GPI-anchor transamidase component PIGS isoform X1; its protein translation is MAADEAEKARGKRAALSFAAVALVLGLPLWWKTTETYRASLPYAEISALGSLQFQLTVPVSVVFAKGALSGAQQRRLPFADTKEKESFLNSKTSITSRYEMAYRSATATEQAALAMATVHETDIALLPLQENSLGALTVYVIPDTSLLLPQGVGVYIGTHRSAVMRCPQGSRDVLAATSARVQQIAQAMSFTTDSIAAALSDRVPTDQLGTDTRRPFKSSLGYEITFSLLNPDPKSHDVHWDIEAAVSSYVQPFLSKLSSVANFSVASQILYYAVLGVSPRFDEASSSFTLSAASLPHVINPVEARLGSSAASLYPVLNFLLYVPERIHAPLYIQDKDGVAVGTNAFHSPRWGGIMVYNIEHPAPAKASLPLRVDVDMVRVMEVFLAQLRLLFGISRVPLPEEFLLASPGSEGLADWELDRLLWTRTVENIATVSTTLTSLAQLLDKIGNIVIKDDVASEVYRAVASAQTAMLELASGHLGAAFQASKEAVTSSERAFFDPSLLHLLYFPDDQKFAIYIPLFLPMAVPILLSLVKILREAKESKKEPAKTD
- the PIGS gene encoding GPI-anchor transamidase component PIGS isoform X2 gives rise to the protein MAYRSATATEQAALAMATVHETDIALLPLQENSLGALTVYVIPDTSLLLPQGVGVYIGTHRSAVMRCPQGSRDVLAATSARVQQIAQAMSFTTDSIAAALSDRVPTDQLGTDTRRPFKSSLGYEITFSLLNPDPKSHDVHWDIEAAVSSYVQPFLSKLSSVANFSVASQILYYAVLGVSPRFDEASSSFTLSAASLPHVINPVEARLGSSAASLYPVLNFLLYVPERIHAPLYIQDKDGVAVGTNAFHSPRWGGIMVYNIEHPAPAKASLPLRVDVDMVRVMEVFLAQLRLLFGISRVPLPEEFLLASPGSEGLADWELDRLLWTRTVENIATVSTTLTSLAQLLDKIGNIVIKDDVASEVYRAVASAQTAMLELASGHLGAAFQASKEAVTSSERAFFDPSLLHLLYFPDDQKFAIYIPLFLPMAVPILLSLVKILREAKESKKEPAKTD